CTGCTCAGCGTggtctcctcttccccaggcagctctgcagccaccgTGTGCTGCCCGGCGTGTCTGGCATGTTTGGCCTCAGTCGCTGCTACAACGCGCCGCCGATGGAGCCCGTCaatgacaaaaacattttgGCTGATGTTCTGAAAGATGAGGAGGATAGAGTAGGACAGGATGAGACTGTTCAGCAGGTCCCTGGGGTCAGTGGCCACCAGGGCCACAATGGAGAAGTAGGACATGCCGATTTGGCCGAGGGCTGCCCCCATCAGCAGGACCACGTCCAGGCTGCGGGTTGGGTTCTTCAGTGTgtccagctcttttttttccaaggcgTGGATGATTGTCCCTATCACAGCGCCCACACTCATCAGGGGCAGGAGCACAATGTAGTAGGAATAATAGATCACAAAAACCTGTCGGCTGGGGGCCAAGCTGGTGGCCTGGATCTGATATATCATGAAGACACAGGCCCCGATGATTACAGCAGCGGTGCCCAGCAGTGGCCCAAAGACCACCCCCTGGAGCTTGAATTTGGGCTTGGTGTGCAGGACATGGTGGTGGCTGATGCGTCTCCCCACGTTCTTCCACATGACGTAGAGCACGGAGCAGCAGACTAGGCAGTACTCGGTGTTGAAGGGGTAGAGCAGGATGTAGCCCTTCTGGAAGACTTTGCAGATGGTTGTGTTTGGGCATGTGCACAAGGTAGTCTCGttgcctggagcaggagaagaggaaggtgaCAATTAAGAGGGAGATGGCCTGGATTTCACGGCTGTCTTTGGGAGTTTCTTGTGTGCAGGCACAACATGTGTGTCATGTATTGGAAACAGGGATCAGCAGGAAGTTAAATGGCTACTGCTCAGTCCTAGAGGATGTGAGGATTCAGAATAACACAATTTAGCAAATGTCTTTTCCCATCCATGGTCAGCATGGATGAGAGACACCTCTTCCTTCACAGCAAAGCCTTCTCTATCTCTACCCCTGGAATATTAGattccccttttcttcctctatATCCTCAGAAAGAAGAGCACAGCAATTACACGAGCCTCTTCTAGTCTGGCAATCTTGTGCTTGCAGTTAATAGgtaaaaatgagcaaaaatgctaatttatggtgggcttttcctttcctagcCCTCAGTTTCAGGGTTTCATAGCAGATCCCCTCCCTCCAGGTGAAGATGTTCTCCCCTTGCAGCCCATTTCCTCGAGACAGCCTCCAATAATAGGAAAGTTGCAGCATTTGGGGGAACTGCAGATATCTGAATCACTGAGACCCAGAGGCTCCTCAGAGAAGTGCACCAGCCCCAAGCCCTACAGAGTTCAGAAAGGGTTTGGACAATACTCTGGGGCACATGGTAGAATTCTTGGGGATGGTCTTGTACAGGGCCAAGAACTGGACttaatgatccttgtgggtcccttccaactcagcatatcctgtgattctgtgaaatgctgtTTCCCTAGAAGTCACCTGTGTCAGCCTAACACCAATGGGGATGTGAAGAAGGAGCCTTGCCTGAAAATCGCCGCTCCACCTCGCGCAGCTGAGACTCAATCTCCACGTGCAGGGTATCATTGGTCACGGCCAGGAGCCAGAGGAGCAGGTTGGTGGCTATGGTCAGCATCAGCCCACacctgggaggagacacaggaCTTGTACAATGTGTGGAGATGGTTCATGGCCAGTGTCTCCTTCCCCTCTTGCTGGCCCACGCACAGATTTGAGTACACACGGGGTGTttgtgcctgctctgcctgaggCCCATGGGGCGTGGCTTTGCACAAACACAGCTGAGCACATTCCCACTTGCCATTTGCAaaggagcaggacaggcagtGCCTGGTGAAACTGACCTAAGCTGAGACATCTCCCAGAGATAGGAATGGGGAGACTACCCTCTCTCATCCTCCAGTCTGTGAGCTGGTCCCTgacacaggcagcaggaagatGTTTGGGGGGAAGGAACAAGCTTTGCAGCAGTCCAAGgcacaaaggaaaactgaagggaGCTGGTGAGCCCAGGTCAGTGGAGGGAGGATGGGTCTGAACAAGGCATAGCTTGGTTCTTGTGTGACCCAGAATACAGGGTCTGTGTAGGAGCAGATAACCACAGTTCTAGCAGGAATCATAACTGACATcacaggcagaaaggaaaagtgtcTTTAGACCAGTAAAAGGCACCAGTAGAgcaatctcttttttttacctGGTGAAGTTGTGCTGGACTTGAATGCAGTCCTTAGAGTGATGCCACAGAAAGTAAGCCTGCAAGTGGAGAACAATAACAGCGTGAGCAGGGTGAAGTTGGCAGCTGGCTGCACACGTGGTGGAAAGGGACAGGTAGACAAGAAGGTACAGGTCCAAAGCAGGAGCAGGCCTGCCTCTGTGCAAGGGTGCAAGGACATGTGTGCACCTGCTGAGGCAGGTGCTGGCATCCTTGGGTAAGGGCAGCTTTTATGTGTGACTGCACTGAATGCACATCCTGGAGCTCTGTGTTCCTCTGTCCTGTCCATGTGGGCATTTGCTGCTGAGGTGGGAATTAGTTTACTTTTCAAATATGGCTTTGGGTCTGTAAAGAAGAGGGCTGGTGTTGAATTACAAGGTAAAAATGGTGTGAGATATCTTTGTGTACGAAGGATTTTGTTGGGCGGATGGATTGGCAAATACAAAGAGGGGCTGAGGCTCAGACTGGTGCAAAGACATCTCTggcaaaacctgaaaatttcttctcctctctccttaCTTTGCTTCAAATCAAATTCCTCTGGATCCTATGGTATGTCATATGAACACAGTCCTAGCAGGAATCTTAGCGGACATCACGGGCAGAAAGGAGAAGTTTCTTTAGACCAGTAGAAGGcaccttttctcctctttttttttacctgtgcTGGACTTGAATGCAGTCCTTAGAGTGATGCCACAGAAAGTAAGCCTGATTTCTAGggtaattttttaatctttctccCCTGTCTCTCAACGTGGCACACAGGGAGTGCAAGCAGCATTTGAAGTGGCGTGTGATGTTTTAATGCCTTCAATGCTCAGGAGAATGCCCCATGTTCACTCACTTTCCCACGTCTCCCAGCTTCCCCCCAACCCTGGGGCTCCCAGGAATGGGATAGAGAGAATAAAAAAGCTTCCAGAAGGGTAACGTGCAGTACCTGGGTGCAAATAAAAAGGATTCCAATGCTGGGGAACACAATTTCCACCCTGGATTTGCACTGGACGAGGATTGTGCTGTAGCCAATGTGAAACACATTCAGGAGGATGCTGCACGtgccaaacagcagcactgaccctGGACAAACAGCAAAGCACCAGTAAATAAACACAGACACGTCTGTGGAGCATCCGAGCttggctggggacaggaggtGTTGTGCTTCTTGGATTTGTGTGGATCTGGCAGTCTTTCTCCTGGAATTCTCATAATTTTAGAAGAAGAGGACAAAGAAGAGCTTTATTCCTGAACCTGATTGTGTGCTTTGACTGGTTAAAGGTGTTAAGAAAACGCAGGATATTTTCTTGTGCTTGGATACAGGGTGGGAATGGGGTTTTTGGGCTTTTCTGTGCAATGTGGAATGACAGGAGTAAGTTAAGGGTGGGTGATGCTTTCTGCCTTGTGGAAGAAACCTGAGATGAACACAGGTCAGCTAAGGCTTGTAGCAGCCCcatctgcaggagctgggaccCTTTGATTGTTTCTCCCTTTTGCCTTGGACATGTCTCTACAGCTCTCAGGTACCTTGCAGCTTCCTTCAATTGATTCTCCATGCTTAGTTAACATGACAGTGCCTAATTAAAAACTCCATAATAGACcagaggcagggctgctgggagaaGGGTAATTTCTCAAAGTGGGGCAAATACTGAAGGGAAAATCTCCCCGGAAAGCCTGGGTGTCACTGGGATGTGACTCACTGGGTAAGAATCCTTCCCTGGCAACGAGGCTGCAGTGATGTTAAACAAGGATGACGGTGACATAGGACCACTGGTGCTCTTGGAGAGTAAACACAGTGATTCTCCTCTCACTTTTCAAGGTGCTCCTGCCTAAAACATTTCCTATGTCTTTCCCACGGTGCTCAGTTGCTGGCCTGGAAGTGGGTTATGCCTGGATTGCTCTTTGTGAAGGGACCAGAGAGTGAAGTTGGACTGGAGGCTGACGGGAAGCCGAGTTTcaggctctcctggctgctctggtTCCTCTCTGTGGTACCCACTGTGCCCATCAGCCTGACAGGAACTGGGAGATTCCCGTGCCCTAGCTGCATATCCTATGGCTTCTAGCTCTTCTAGTAACaggggaagaatttctttgcCTTCCAAGCCTTTGGAAGAAGACatgagagaagaaataaaagcagaacttACCCCTAATCCAGATGGCTCCGGCGTGGGAGTCCCGGTAGAGCACTGCGTGTGGCTGCCGGCTGGTGCCCAGCAGGTAGTAAATAATCCAGAACAGGCACAAGACCTTGAGGATGGAAAGCAGGATCCAGACATCTGCCAGAGTGATGGCCACCTGGTTGAAGATCATGCTGCTGATGAAGGCACTGCCCAGAAACACCACGTTCATGGCCAGCAGCCCCGAGAAGAGCTGCCCAGCCTTCTGAGCTTGCCGGTCCCTCTGCTGCACCGAAGAGCAGTGACGGTACAGCCAGAACTTCTCATAGTGGATCTTGGAGGTGTCTGTTGGGGCTGATGCTGACCTGCTCTTGCAGTGATGGCAGGGCCTGGAGACTTTCTTGTCAGACATGGCTCATCTGCCTGGGAGTCACTTGCTGCACTGAAAAGAGGGGAGGTTTAAAAGGGGGATGTGCTGAGATGGGAggctgtgtgctctgctgtgaAGGCCACTTATGTGGTGACCTCCCTTCCTTGCTTTGCagcttccccttccttctccagaaGCTGgatgaaggggaaaaggagattGGTTTTTAGCCCAGGTTAGGCATTAAAAATTTCCCAGTGGACAGAGTCATTGCAGGGCACTGGGGAAAGGCCCTTCTGCCAAAACCTGTCCAGAGACACCAGCATTAAAGTGGGTGTTTGATGTCTCTGCCCTGCCCCACCAGTacttggagctgctgggaccAGAGGTGCTCAAACAGTTCCCACCCTCACCTTTCACAGCTTCTCCAGCCCTGGGttcaggttttctcctttccctttgttGCCGTAAGGATTAGGTGGAAATGAAGAGCAAGCTCAGACCTGCTCTGAAATTCAGAGCTGTTGATTTTCAGTTGATGGGTCCAacctcttccttttgtttttgggCTCTGAAAGTTGCAGGTTCCTTGAACGGTCACACAAATtgtgggagagctggagagaatAAACAAAGGGTCTGTAAAGTTTGGAATAAGCTGCCTACCACCCAGGTGGGCTGAGACTGGGACACAATtaatacttgtttttctttctttttcttcttgtagcACAAGGCTGTGAGGACCCTgacacagaggagctggagagggattggCCCAGGTAGATATTCAGAGCCTGGGAGTGCTTCCATCCAGCTTTTGGTAAAATTTTGGTAGGACTATATTGCTCTTGAGAGTGAAATACTGCTCACATAAAGCAATCAGGCAAGATCAGCCTCTCTATAGATTTGGTACATGGAAAGATGCTTTCATTCCAGTGAGTGGCTCTGGCTGTAGTGAAGGGTGGCTGGAGTGAAAAAAAAGCCCCCTGAGATGTgcttggggtgggggggaacCTTAAACATTCTGTGATAGGTAGTCTTGGGGAGAAATTGTTTGAGGAGGGATGGAAATTTAgtgtttcccttttcttttgcatgtgCACAGAGGTGCTCAGTCTGCTCTTGCCCCTGGGACTCTGAGGTGAGCTGATCCTCTGGGTTTtgtggctggcagcagggattCAGCATTTCTCTCTGAGTTGGTGAGTTTAGAGGGTCCATTAGGAGAGGATGGACCTCTCCATGGAAGGAGAAGATTAATTCGTGTGTCCCAGGATGAGCTCCCAAGCCCTGAGTTTCTTGGCACTTCTCTTACTGGAGATTGATCCTAGAATCTTCCCCATTTGTCTCCAAAATGCTCCTAACTTAATAGCAGAGGAGCAAACTCCCTCCCCTCTTCTAGGGCCATAATTCCTCTGCTCCAAAGTGGCCTTAGAGACCATAAAATCAGCAGGAAGCCCATTCAGGCTGCACCAGGAGGTACCCAAgtgcccagccagggctgcacaCAGAGGCACCCAAGCCTTTGACCCCGTAGCTGTGCTGTGGGGACCACAGCCCTTACCTgtctgcagcctcctgctgcctgaggagctggcacagcctcgGATATGGCCGATCTTAAACCAGTGGTTGGAATGCCACCAGGATGCACGGGAGATCCTGACAGCCCAAGGTACAGACAGGAGCCGTCAGGGCCGCTCCTCACTAaatgcagcctctgctcccagcccattgatttattttctttccacctTGTTTACTTTGTGTCTATTATTGCCATTACATTAATTACTCAGTGGGAAGCTCTCAGATCTGCCGTGGGCAGCCAATGGGGAGCTGCTCCTTTATGCACCTGCTGGGTTGCCCCACGCCAATGGGCTCAGCGCAGGATGTGCCAACTGGTAAAACCACAAGCGGTGGTGACTAATTTGTGCCATGGCTCAGGCAGGTGTAGAGCTAATCTCCTGGCACAGGCTTGTGCTGGGAGTGCTTACCCACATTGCCTTGGCCAAATCCACTTGAGTTCCCCACTCCCTTGTTTTTAGGTAGAtcctaagattttttttctcacatgtATCACTTCTTTGTGCTTTTATCCAGGGCACAAATCTGACCCAAAAGGTAAAGCTTGCAGTCCACCCCTGCACTGGTGCAGGAATGACACCAGTTTGATGCCTTTTTGGCAGAAAGGTGCTGGTTTTGGGGGTGATAACTACAACCTACTAATGCTGACCTCAGAGTGAGACCCACATGTGCCAACCCCACAGGGGTCAGGGATGCTTTAGGTCCAAGCTGTGCTGTTCTTGACCCTTGTCCTTTTGCAGGGCAAACTGATTCTGCCTTGGGACTCTGTGGTGAGATAATGGCCCAGGTTTtgtggctggcagcagggattCAGCATTTCTGAGTTGGTGAGTTTAGGGGGTCCATCAGGAGAGGATGGACCGACCTCTCCTTGGAACGAGAGGACTTACTTGCGTGTCCCAGGATGAACCCCCAAGCCCCAAGGTCCTTACAGCTGGCAGACATGTGAGCTGGGAGTTCAGAGCCATGAAATAATTCCCAAGAAACTGATTAGGGGTAGGAGTGGGTGGGGGAGCAGAGGTTATCGTGTGTGGGGCTGTGACGAAAGGGATGGAAAACAAGAGCGAAAGGGGCCCATTTCTCCTGGGTGAGAGCACCGGGTGTGTGCTGGTGCAGCCATTGTTTGATGTCTGCCAGCAAAAGGGTCATGTTTAATGTCTGACCAaccccctgcactgctgtggtGGAGCCCAGGTGCTCCAGTCTGGGCAGGTGTTCAAGAATACCCATGGCTGGATTTGTTCTGCCTTCCCCCAAAGCATCAGCATCTCCAGCGTGTCTGGACAACCTGCTTGGATGTCCTTGCtcctttctttcatgttttgagACCCCCTGAGTGCAACTGAGCTCTTTCAGGGGCCTCATTCTTTTCCAGACTCTGTTCCAGAGATCAGCAGGGAACTGGAATATTCCAAGAGCCATTTGGTGGCCTCTTTGTTGGCCAAAGCCAGCTATTTCTGTGCAAGGCATTAACAAACctgctgtttttcagtgctATGATCCTAAATTGGAGTGGCCATACAGAAGTGGGAAATGGAGGCCATGAGTCAGAATGTATCCTAAAGTTTGGCTGAAACTGGGGATTTCTCCTTCAAAGATGGACCTGAAATAAAATGTCGGTGCCTGCTGTGCTCCACTAGTTTTGTCAATGGGATTGTGCATCTGTGTTGCAAAGATGAGGCCTCCTTTCTAATCTGACTTGCCCTATCTTGGCTTTGGAGCTGAAATTGAACCCAGAGGAGTTGTAAAACCCTGGGAAACTGGTTAATCCTCCTTATTTGGTCCTTGATTTGAAGAAGAACAGGTGTTTTACTGGCATGTATTGACACAAGTTTAACTAAGTCATTAAGTAAGCAAGTGTGCAGGAGAGGGGCGGGAAAAGAGGTGAGTCCAGCTCACTGGTTCCATCACAGAACTCATTGCCCTGGAGAAGCTGCCTTTACTCAGAGGTTGGGAGAAAGCTGGTAAATGTCAGGAGCCATGTTTACCCCTCTGCTATCAGCAGACTGCTTATTAATGCTGCTATCTGTGCACTTAGCTGTAATAACAGCCCGGCCAggcccagcagctctgtaaaCAGGGCCTGGGAGGAAGGAGGTCCGTGCCCAGCCGCTGTGTTTGTCCAAAGGCCACCTGAGGAATGCCAGGCTCCTCACATCTCCCCGGCCTGCCCACGCCCTTCCTTTGGCACTGATAACCGAGGTGGTGACATCTCCTTGGGGCTGGGAGCGAGAGGCTTCTGGGGTGACTGCAAAGAGCAGCTTCATCCAATGTGGGTGAGGGtgagctgtgctgcactgcCTCGCtgcctccctcttcccctctgATGGGCTCTGGGGGTATGACCTGGCTCCACTTACGAGTGTGTCTCTatcttccctgctgcctcttgGTACCTTTTGAcctcctgccagcactgagTTGCTCCTCACTGCTAAGGACCACTGGGAAGTGCCTCTGCTGCCACCACCTCCTGACCTGGTTCTCAGCACACCACTGGAGCCGATCCTGCTCACAGGCACCTTGTGCTGCAATCCCATCCCTCATCGCCAGCCGTGTGACCTTCTCAATCCATCCACTTTCCATCTGCTGCACTGACAGATAATAACTTGGATTTCTCCCATCTCAGGCACACCTCAGAGCAAATCACCCAGATAAatggtggtttgttttgggtttttttttcccctaataaAACAAATCTCACCCTCAAATAACAGATGATTAAGAAGCAGAGGAGGGGACGCAAAACCCAGGTAGGGGTGGGGTGGTGCTTCAGGCCTGACCCTGGCTATGGTCTCCCCTGCTCTTTTCTGAGCAGTGATTTCTGTCTCCTGCTCTtcatctcttccttctcttgctG
The genomic region above belongs to Corvus cornix cornix isolate S_Up_H32 chromosome 18, ASM73873v5, whole genome shotgun sequence and contains:
- the OTOP3 gene encoding proton channel OTOP3 gives rise to the protein MSDKKVSRPCHHCKSRSASAPTDTSKIHYEKFWLYRHCSSVQQRDRQAQKAGQLFSGLLAMNVVFLGSAFISSMIFNQVAITLADVWILLSILKVLCLFWIIYYLLGTSRQPHAVLYRDSHAGAIWIRGSVLLFGTCSILLNVFHIGYSTILVQCKSRVEIVFPSIGILFICTQAYFLWHHSKDCIQVQHNFTRCGLMLTIATNLLLWLLAVTNDTLHVEIESQLREVERRFSGNETTLCTCPNTTICKVFQKGYILLYPFNTEYCLVCCSVLYVMWKNVGRRISHHHVLHTKPKFKLQGVVFGPLLGTAAVIIGACVFMIYQIQATSLAPSRQVFVIYYSYYIVLLPLMSVGAVIGTIIHALEKKELDTLKNPTRSLDVVLLMGAALGQIGMSYFSIVALVATDPRDLLNSLILSYSILLIFQNISQNVFVIDGLHRRRVVAATEAKHARHAGQHTVAAELPGEEETTLSSKQEHSQTPPGKEEDTKEQNGEAYSQRRVSVLELGQEIRKASLSYIHTYSHLSWKRRVLREISFFLVLCNIILWVMPTFGAHPVFENGMERSFYGYSTWFVIVNFGLPLGVFYRMHSVGGLLEVYVTA